In Paraburkholderia aromaticivorans, a single window of DNA contains:
- a CDS encoding alpha/beta hydrolase — protein sequence MKTIVTFTSNGLKIAGHLYFPDDYKDGEKRPAVVTSHPFGGVKEQTAGLYAQKLANKGFVTLAFDASYQGESGGEPRYLEDPFTRAEDIKSAVTFLTTRPEVDAERIGALGICASGGYVPYTAQTERRIKAVAAVSGADMGALFREGLGGGGSTAALQAMLEQSGKARTAEAKGEPAHLEHVVPNTPAEITKETPTLYAEGTDYYRTPRAQHPNSPNWFVFRSVDRIAAYSSYDRVDLISPHPLLMIAGTNADTRYFSELAIEKAQEPKELFLIEGASHIDLYDKEEYVGPAVEKLDSFFKQYL from the coding sequence ATGAAAACGATCGTCACGTTTACCAGTAACGGTCTGAAAATTGCAGGCCATCTCTATTTTCCAGACGATTACAAGGACGGCGAAAAACGGCCCGCAGTCGTGACGAGCCATCCGTTCGGCGGCGTGAAGGAGCAGACAGCCGGACTCTATGCGCAGAAGCTTGCCAACAAGGGCTTCGTGACGCTGGCGTTCGACGCCTCCTATCAGGGCGAAAGCGGAGGAGAGCCGCGCTACCTGGAAGATCCCTTCACGCGCGCCGAAGACATCAAGTCGGCGGTAACGTTTCTCACCACGCGCCCCGAAGTAGACGCCGAGCGTATTGGGGCACTGGGTATCTGCGCCTCAGGCGGCTACGTGCCCTATACGGCGCAAACCGAACGGCGCATCAAGGCCGTTGCCGCGGTGAGCGGAGCCGACATGGGCGCGCTGTTCCGCGAAGGACTCGGCGGCGGAGGCAGCACAGCGGCGCTGCAGGCCATGCTGGAGCAGTCGGGTAAAGCGCGCACTGCAGAGGCAAAGGGCGAACCGGCCCACCTCGAACACGTCGTGCCCAACACGCCTGCGGAAATCACCAAGGAGACGCCGACCCTGTATGCCGAAGGCACCGACTATTACCGCACGCCGCGAGCACAGCACCCCAATTCGCCGAACTGGTTTGTGTTCAGGAGTGTCGACCGGATCGCCGCCTATTCGTCCTACGACCGTGTCGATCTGATTTCGCCGCACCCGTTGCTGATGATTGCCGGCACGAACGCCGACACGCGCTATTTCAGTGAACTGGCAATCGAAAAGGCGCAGGAACCCAAAGAGCTGTTCCTGATCGAGGGTGCATCGCATATCGACCTGTACGACAAGGAAGAATATGTCGGGCCGGCGGTGGAAAAGCTCGATAGCTTCTTCAAACAGTATCTGTGA
- a CDS encoding acetyl-CoA hydrolase/transferase family protein encodes MLDLSALIRAGDAVVCSQGLAEPVTLTRALVAQRKSIGPISLFIGPTYSDSFDSGHGDSIAFTSYCGTACNAPLQAAGALDVVPAHYSDLPRLFAQGIFPADVVLLTLSEPDEHGRFNLGLVNDYVVDAARRARVVIAEISDRLPWVHGAELPADIQPHVVVHTSRDPIYLPRKQPGDASKQDRAIAQLVASLIPDGATLELGIGTLPDLVLHALHGHRDIGIHSGVLGDGVADVMELGVINNARKTNFRGVSVAGLLMGSRRLLDFAHRNSSVFLAAPSETHDIGVLRAIPHFIAINGAIEIDLTGQVNAESLDGKYVGAVGGQVDFVRGANSSPTGRSIMLLPSTARNGTVSRIVFRLLDAVVTTPRSDVDIVVTEWGIAELRGKSLRERAAALTAIAHPDFREQLERQVHETDALHAT; translated from the coding sequence ATGCTGGACCTATCGGCCTTGATTCGCGCAGGCGACGCCGTCGTCTGTAGCCAGGGACTGGCTGAACCCGTCACACTGACGCGGGCACTGGTCGCGCAACGGAAATCGATTGGTCCGATCAGTCTTTTCATCGGGCCGACGTACAGCGACAGTTTCGATTCCGGGCATGGCGATTCAATCGCGTTTACGAGCTATTGCGGCACCGCCTGTAACGCACCGCTTCAGGCCGCCGGGGCGCTCGACGTCGTGCCCGCGCACTACTCCGATCTGCCGCGTCTTTTCGCACAAGGCATCTTTCCGGCTGACGTCGTCCTCCTGACGCTGAGCGAACCCGACGAACACGGCCGCTTCAACCTGGGACTGGTCAACGATTACGTCGTCGACGCGGCGCGGCGTGCGCGGGTCGTCATCGCCGAAATCAGTGATCGCCTGCCGTGGGTCCACGGCGCCGAATTGCCCGCCGACATCCAGCCACACGTCGTCGTGCACACGTCTCGCGATCCCATCTACCTGCCGCGCAAACAACCCGGCGATGCCAGCAAGCAAGATCGCGCCATTGCACAATTAGTCGCATCGCTGATCCCGGACGGAGCAACGCTCGAGCTTGGGATCGGGACTTTGCCCGATCTGGTACTGCATGCGTTGCATGGCCATCGCGATATCGGAATCCACTCCGGCGTGTTGGGCGACGGCGTCGCGGACGTGATGGAGCTCGGCGTGATCAACAACGCTCGCAAGACAAACTTTCGCGGCGTTAGCGTTGCGGGGTTACTCATGGGCAGCCGGCGGCTTCTCGACTTTGCGCACCGGAATAGCAGCGTCTTCCTCGCTGCTCCGAGCGAAACTCACGATATCGGTGTACTGCGCGCGATCCCGCATTTCATTGCTATCAACGGCGCAATCGAGATCGACCTGACCGGTCAGGTGAACGCCGAGAGCCTGGACGGCAAATACGTTGGCGCGGTGGGCGGCCAGGTCGACTTCGTGCGAGGCGCTAACAGCTCGCCCACTGGCCGCTCGATCATGCTGCTGCCGTCCACTGCTCGCAATGGTACGGTCAGCCGCATCGTTTTCCGCCTGCTGGACGCAGTCGTCACGACCCCGCGCAGCGACGTCGACATTGTCGTTACCGAATGGGGCATCGCCGAACTGCGCGGAAAGAGTTTGAGAGAACGCGCCGCCGCTCTTACCGCGATTGCCCATCCTGACTTCCGTGAACAACTCGAGCGGCAAGTTCACGAAACGGACGCGTTGCACGCGACCTGA
- a CDS encoding AraC family transcriptional regulator, translating into MTDCQHDAASANGCSPLGMLDLLATLAPNEGSTQSRLDSVKFVRANRSIARTPIMYEPSIVFICQGRKRAYVGERVYTYDPNQYLVLSVPLPLECETQASEDAPMFAVCVRVDIDVLVDLLELLDTRYGRPSAAPTSIFATALSDEMSDAVTRLLKSLCSAVDAEVLGPSIVREICYRVLTGEQGNVLRAALVRRSDFGQIAHALRRIHVNFSSNLSVGMLADEAHMSVAGFHAKFKAVTATSPLQYLKTTRLQKARLLMLHNGIGAAAASAEVGYESPSQFSRDFKRLFGRTPIKEVEHANSHAALLPSESTSVYVTS; encoded by the coding sequence ATGACCGATTGCCAGCATGACGCCGCCAGTGCGAACGGTTGCTCCCCATTGGGGATGCTCGATTTATTGGCCACGCTTGCTCCCAACGAGGGTTCGACGCAGTCGCGTCTGGATTCCGTCAAATTCGTGCGCGCGAACCGGTCGATCGCACGAACGCCGATCATGTACGAGCCCAGTATCGTTTTCATCTGCCAGGGCCGCAAACGTGCTTATGTCGGTGAACGCGTCTACACCTATGACCCTAACCAGTACCTGGTATTGTCCGTGCCGCTGCCGCTCGAATGTGAGACCCAGGCAAGCGAGGACGCCCCGATGTTCGCCGTTTGCGTGCGCGTCGATATCGACGTCCTCGTGGATCTGCTGGAGTTGCTCGACACACGATACGGACGCCCTAGTGCTGCGCCGACCAGCATCTTCGCCACCGCCTTGTCTGATGAAATGAGCGATGCTGTCACGCGTCTACTCAAATCGTTGTGCAGTGCCGTTGACGCGGAGGTCCTTGGCCCCTCGATCGTCCGTGAAATCTGTTACCGGGTACTGACGGGGGAGCAGGGTAACGTGTTGCGCGCAGCGTTGGTGCGTCGCAGCGATTTCGGCCAGATCGCCCACGCGCTGCGGCGTATCCATGTCAATTTTTCCAGCAATCTGAGCGTGGGGATGCTGGCGGACGAAGCGCACATGAGCGTTGCCGGCTTTCATGCAAAGTTCAAGGCCGTCACGGCGACGTCGCCATTGCAGTATCTGAAGACTACGCGTCTTCAGAAAGCGCGCTTGCTGATGCTTCACAACGGCATCGGCGCCGCGGCAGCGTCCGCTGAAGTCGGCTATGAAAGTCCGTCGCAGTTCAGCCGGGATTTCAAGCGTCTATTCGGCCGCACTCCGATCAAGGAAGTCGAGCATGCGAACAGCCATGCTGCGCTCTTGCCTTCGGAGAGTACGTCTGTCTACGTGACAAGCTAA
- a CDS encoding acetyl-CoA hydrolase/transferase family protein: MLVLDHPDELDLPALLRPQDAIVCSQGLAEPVSLTTRLVQQRATFGPVQLFLGPTFSDTFRPEHGDAIAFRSYCGTGRNAALKSAGVLDIVPSHYSELPGLFATGALPCDVALLTASEPDAQGRFNLGLTRDYVIEAARRARLVIVEVSSRVPWVFGAELPSDIQPDIVVRTDREPLSLVSKSSGAASEVERAIAARVSQLIPDGAALELGIGVLPDLVLQALRGHRDLGIHSGVIGDGVVELMEAGVINNTRKLVDTGTTVAGLLMGSRRLLDFAHRNPCIRLAPASHTHDPGVLRAIPNFVALNGAIEVDLTGQVNAESLNGSYIGTVGGQLDFVRGANGSPGGRSIMLLPSTARNGTLSRIVPRMPDNVVTTPRSDADVIVTEWGAAELRGKSLRERVAAMIAIAHPHFRDALRHSDETLEALS, encoded by the coding sequence ATGCTCGTTCTCGATCATCCGGACGAGCTCGACCTGCCAGCACTGCTGCGGCCGCAGGACGCCATTGTGTGCAGCCAGGGACTGGCCGAACCGGTTTCCCTGACGACGCGGCTAGTTCAGCAAAGAGCCACGTTCGGGCCGGTCCAGCTGTTCCTCGGCCCGACATTCTCCGACACGTTCCGCCCCGAACACGGCGATGCGATCGCCTTCCGGAGCTATTGCGGCACGGGCCGGAACGCGGCGCTCAAGTCGGCCGGCGTGCTGGACATCGTCCCATCGCACTACTCTGAACTCCCAGGCCTTTTTGCCACGGGCGCGCTGCCGTGCGACGTGGCACTGTTGACGGCCTCGGAGCCCGATGCGCAGGGCCGCTTCAACCTCGGCCTGACCCGCGACTATGTGATCGAGGCAGCGCGCCGTGCGCGGCTCGTCATCGTCGAGGTCAGCAGTCGTGTTCCGTGGGTATTTGGGGCAGAACTGCCGTCCGACATCCAGCCGGACATTGTGGTGCGTACCGACCGTGAACCATTGTCGCTTGTGTCGAAGAGCAGCGGCGCGGCGAGCGAGGTCGAGCGCGCCATTGCAGCGCGAGTCAGCCAACTGATCCCCGACGGCGCGGCGCTGGAGCTTGGCATCGGCGTACTGCCCGATCTCGTTTTGCAGGCGCTGCGCGGCCACCGCGATCTCGGCATTCATTCGGGGGTGATCGGCGACGGCGTCGTCGAACTGATGGAGGCGGGCGTGATCAACAACACGCGCAAGCTCGTCGACACAGGTACGACGGTCGCGGGGCTACTTATGGGCAGCCGGCGCCTGCTCGACTTCGCACATCGCAACCCCTGCATTCGACTTGCGCCGGCATCGCACACACACGACCCGGGTGTGTTGCGGGCAATCCCTAACTTCGTCGCGCTCAACGGCGCTATCGAAGTGGACCTGACAGGCCAGGTCAACGCGGAAAGCCTCAACGGCAGCTATATCGGCACGGTCGGCGGCCAGCTCGATTTCGTTCGGGGCGCTAACGGGTCACCTGGTGGGCGCTCAATCATGCTGCTGCCTTCGACCGCCCGCAATGGCACGCTCAGCCGTATTGTTCCCCGTATGCCCGACAACGTCGTGACCACGCCGCGCAGCGATGCGGACGTCATCGTGACCGAATGGGGTGCAGCAGAATTGCGCGGCAAGAGTCTGCGAGAGCGTGTGGCGGCCATGATTGCAATCGCGCACCCGCACTTCCGCGACGCGCTCAGGCACTCGGACGAAACGCTCGAGGCATTGAGCTAA